A stretch of the Archangium violaceum genome encodes the following:
- a CDS encoding PhnD/SsuA/transferrin family substrate-binding protein, with translation MISSRSFLLGLALVCAWAPAAGAAARKATLGVFLPTTLTDGQQRFQYAESLAAKLSAATGRATAAKSFARYEDFSKAVSEGIIDFAVVDSWAAVQLGAKATPVALAPLSGETSQRWAIISTAKGSVKDLAGKRLAIVKGAGATDSRFVTNVVLAGDLDAKKHFKLTSVPNVESALKMLEAKGAEAALVPLAHVPEGVRVLFRSSKVPGAVLVGMRGDADDLTQNLQKLEPVAPFGAFVAVQGKELEDFRKLLQRGPPRRQPVLVEAPALRVETRALMEPSALQPVLPSFADALEVSAEQPDD, from the coding sequence ATGATTTCCTCCCGCTCGTTCCTCCTGGGCCTCGCGCTGGTGTGCGCGTGGGCGCCCGCCGCTGGCGCGGCCGCCAGGAAGGCCACCCTGGGCGTCTTCCTGCCCACCACCCTCACCGACGGTCAGCAGCGCTTCCAGTACGCCGAGTCGCTCGCCGCGAAGCTTTCGGCGGCCACCGGTCGTGCCACGGCGGCCAAGAGCTTCGCCCGCTACGAGGACTTCTCGAAGGCCGTCTCCGAGGGCATCATCGACTTCGCCGTCGTGGACTCCTGGGCCGCGGTGCAGCTCGGCGCCAAGGCCACCCCGGTGGCGCTCGCCCCGCTCTCCGGTGAGACGTCCCAGCGCTGGGCCATCATCTCCACCGCGAAGGGCTCGGTGAAGGATCTGGCCGGCAAGCGGCTCGCCATCGTCAAGGGCGCGGGCGCGACGGATTCCAGGTTCGTCACCAACGTGGTGCTGGCCGGTGACCTGGACGCCAAGAAGCACTTCAAGTTGACCTCGGTGCCCAACGTGGAGTCCGCCCTCAAGATGCTGGAGGCCAAGGGCGCCGAGGCCGCGCTGGTGCCGCTGGCGCACGTGCCCGAGGGGGTCCGGGTGCTCTTCCGCAGCAGCAAGGTGCCGGGCGCCGTCCTCGTGGGCATGCGCGGCGACGCGGACGACCTGACACAGAACCTGCAGAAGCTCGAGCCGGTGGCCCCCTTCGGTGCCTTCGTCGCCGTGCAGGGCAAGGAGCTGGAGGACTTCCGCAAGCTGCTCCAGAGAGGTCCTCCCCGCCGCCAGCCCGTGCTGGTGGAGGCGCCCGCACTGCGCGTGGAGACGAGGGCCCTCATGGAGCCCTCCGCCCTCCAGCCCGTTCTTCCTTCCTTCGCCGATGCCCTGGAGGTCTCGGCGGAACAGCCGGATGACTGA